One Setaria viridis chromosome 3, Setaria_viridis_v4.0, whole genome shotgun sequence DNA window includes the following coding sequences:
- the LOC117848518 gene encoding uncharacterized protein — protein sequence MPPSPSPRRSRKEISHERGHSFGSILPAKPKDDELTLFTDMQKHERDNFLLDPAEDFDESISKLSYFPDLKLGVNIAGRGENRDLLNADGERNDYDWLLTPPETPLFRSLDDEEYQRIGMAHRGRAQIKPISISRSSTMDSTRRSNRSSASPSRLSPSPRSCSSTVFTRTRSSNSSSRCSTPLALQPATPSWRSSTPPASKTLTPPRRSPSPASRRMSTGSSDPISNGRRGNSPVKASHRSYSLNLQGDQSSDPGFSFEAPSNLRTSLSDRPVSSSRGGSPSSFSGLDMNRRGRRQSISPPPSRRASSYNSNDRDHFGSYSKASARSSAEDDLESMQSIPISYSRSSSPAVRKNLPVMKSRTIASPKKPSKNFYPSSAPKRSFDSAVWLMDQRKAPQDKFRPLLSSVPSTTFGAVKGDDVHSSMLSHDSSFMTSSNLSSEHGVTFGPCMVNDQEQNDVVSQCEATSSSVIHEDIFMFDKLDVLNGGPNCHQCSLSTTQSGPKSPRTVKYAESTIEGLDMEKSRIAQSSCNVASSSEVGHTKMVTCTRCGKLFNEIGDDGEIDFCDECALVDEILFVDPKIQTLEEAHQPNHKIGNSKPCIAWEAPHITPDCIEGIKKSSLDSQLLNDEPQGGCLQKCPESKSTMDTTDRMLSWQHGENVSQNLKPHDIGDSPLGNKIDSSSHQCSVSDCQQKEPISVIECDILRDQTANHNNEVSKCLAQSLPESIEFVSDKHTTHKVGSEHLNLKTENTRGAGISVLLLQESSSNKWPVVEGRPLAATNILCSEPYYTRDCVNTPKPTIGWDSSSAASSINQGSSRQSVHFERHKSSNHYDFEKSQISSAVSCQSIASMSDMSTSNCSVAICPRRNAIVDIGFLTDNSESSASRTMICTEELDESCKCTLSSTIECWSAAKAIVNDDIDSFGDAIQNLSANTCSSDTETHSNIPLSLAPEESCIQKTEEGTSAVSQCYSVGTPEHPGDECGVDNYQMQYEAVPASNEAKRLDDGCVSVISEEDVLFSATEANTMELPDNEGLLATVEGSREQIQRCFTLEEVTDTILFCSSIAHDIAFRAATIGLEREQQSEFASAPRPTVTMVGQSIPRGDSSLKPTHRRMPRHRKLSEGGTVTETAKMEVVAKDHIPVQQVHEFSRTSDSMKPPKIESKCNCAIM from the exons ATGCCCCCCTCACCGTCGCCTAGGAGATCTCGTAAAGAGATTTCCCATGAAAGGGGGCATAGTTTTGGAAGCATTCTGCCTGCTAAACCGAAGGATGACGAGCTCACATTGTTCACTGATATGCAGAAACATGAGAGGGACAACTTCTTACTGGACCCGGCAGAGGATTTTGATGAATCTATCT CAAAGTTGAGCTATTTTCCGGATTTAAAGCTTGGTGTCAACATAGCTGGAAGGGGTGAAaaccgagatttgcttaatgcTGATGGTGAGAGAAACGATTATGATTG GTTGTTGACTCCACCAGAGACCCCACTTTTTCGTTCACTGGATGATGAAGAATACCAGCGCATTGGTATGGCTCATAGGGGCAGGGCACAGATTAAGCCAATATCAATTTCGAGGTCATCCACA ATGGATAGTACTCGAAGGTCTAACAGAAGCAGTGCAAGCCCAAGTAGGCTTAGCCCATCACCACGCTCATGTAGCAGCACTGTGTTCACTAGGACCAGATCGTCAAATTCATCTTCACGTTGCAGTACACCTCTTGCTTTACAACCAGCAACACCGTCATGGAGGTCTTCAACTCCTCCAGCTTCTAAGACATTAACACCTCCACGAAGGTCACCAAGTCCTGCTTCAAGGAGGATGAGTACTGGTTCAAGTGATCCAATTTCAAATGGAAGAAGGGGAAATTCACCAGTTAAAGCTAGTCACAGGTCATATTCGCTAAACCTTCAAGGTGATCAGTCAAGTGACCCTGGTTTCTCTTTTGAAGCACCTTCGAACCTGCGCACATCTCTGTCAGATCGTCCAGTATCCAGTTCTAGGGGTGGATCTCCTTCATCTTTCAGTGGATTGGACATGAATCGGAGAGGTAGAAGGCAATCTATATCTCCTCCTCCATCAAGAAGAGCCAGTTCATACAACAGCAATGACCGAGATCATTTCGGCTCATACAGCAAAGCATCTGCAAGATCTTCTGCTGAAGATGATCTAGAATCCATGCAATCTATACCAATTAGTTACTCCAGATCCAGTAGCCCAGCTGTAAGAAAGAACTTGCCAGTAATGAAATCCAGAACTATTGCATCGCCTAAGAAGCCATCCAAGAATTTCTATCCTAGTTCTGCTCCAAAGAGGTCCTTTGATTCTGCAGTTTGGTTGATG GATCAACGCAAAGCTCCTCAAGATAAGTTCAGGCCACTTCTATCAAGTGTTCCTTCCACCACATTTGGTGCTGTCAAAGGAGATGATGTACACTCATCTATGTTGTCGCATGATTCCTCTTTCATGACAAGCAGTAATTTAAGCTCCGAGCACGGTGTCACTTTTGGCCCTTGTATGGTTAATGACCAAGAACAGAATGATGTCGTGAGTCAATGTGAAGCAACATCTAGTTCCGTAATTCATGAGGATATATTTATGTTTGATAAGTTGGATGTGCTGAACGGAGGACCTAATTGCCATCAGTGCAGTTTATCAACTACTCAAAGTGGCCCAAAATCTCCAAGAACAGTAAAATATGCAGAAAGCACCATAGAGGGCCTTGATATGGAAAAAAGTAGAATAGCTCAGAGTTCATGTAATGTTGCAAGTAGTTCTGAGGTCGGACACACTAAAATGGTAACATGCACTAGGTGTGGAAAGTTATTCAATGAAATAGGAGATGATGGAGAAATTGATTTCTGTGATGAATGTGCTTTAGTAGATGAGATTCTTTTTGTGGACCCAAAGATACAGACTTTGGAAGAAGCACATCAACCAAACCACAAAATTGGAAATTCTAAACCTTGCATTGCATGGGAAGCTCCTCATATAACTCCAGATTGCATTGAGGGTATCAAGAAGTCATCTCTTGACAGTCAGCTGCTGAATGATGAACCTCAAGGTGGTTGTCTGCAAAAGTGCCCTGAATCAAAGTCAACAATGGATACAACTGACAGAATGTTGTCATGGCAACATGGGGAGAATGTTTCTCAAAATTTAAAGCCACATGATATTGGTGACTCTCCGCTAGGAAATAAAATTGATAGTTCATCTCATCAATGTAGCGTAAGTGACTGTCAACAAAAAGAACCAATATCTGTAATTGAGTGCGATATTTTAAGAGACCAAACTGCCAACCACAACAATGAGGTATCCAAATGCCTGGCACAGTCATTGCCTGAAAGTATTGAATTTGTCTCTGATAAACATACCACTCATAAAGTGGGATCAGAGCATCTAAACCTGAAGACTGAAAATACAAGGGGTGCTGGGATTTCAGTACTTTTACTGCAGGAGTCAAGCAGCAACAAATGGCCTGTTGTAGAAGGGAGACCCTTAGCTGCTACCAACATTCTCTGTTCAGAACCCTATTATACAAGGGATTGTGTCAATACGCCGAAGCCTACCATTGGATGGGACAGCTCATCAGCTGCTTCTTCCATCAATCAAGGGTCTTCAAGGCAATCAGTACATTTTGAGCGCCACAAAAGTAGTAATCACTATGACTTTGAGAAGTCTCAAATAAGTAGTGCCGTCAGTTGTCAAAGCATTGCATCAATGTCAGATATGTCAACCAGCAATTGTTCAGTTGCAATTTGTCCTCGGAGAAATGCAATTGTAGATATTGGCTTCCTAACCGACAATTCAGAAAGCAGTGCTTCAAGAACCATGATTTGTACTGAGGAACTTGATGAGTCATGTAAGTGCACTCTCTCAAGCACTATAGAGTGCTGGTCTGCTGCAAAGGCTATTGTTAATGATGATATTGATTCATTTGGAGATGCTATTCAGAACTTAAGTGCCAACACATGTTCATCAGATACCGAAACACATAGCAATATTCCACTGTCTTTGGCTCCTGAAGAAAGTTGCATACAAAAAACTGAAGAAGGTACATCTGCTGTCAGTCAGTGCTATTCAGTTGGCACTCCAGAACATCCTGGTGATGAGTGTGGCGTTGATAATTATCAAATGCAGTATGAAGCAGTTCCAGCTTCTAATGAGGCAAAGAGATTGGATGATGGTTGTGTATCTGTCATCTCTGAAGAGGATGTGTTGTTTTCTGCAACAGAGGCTAACACAATGGAGCTTCCTGATAATG AAGGATTGCTGGCTACAGTTGAGGGATCAAGGGAGCAAATTCAGAGATGCTTCACTTTAGAAGAGGTTACGGATACAATTCTCTTCTGCAGTTCCATTGCTCATGACATTGCATTCAGGGCTGCAACAATTGGACTGGAGCGTGAGCAGCAGTCAGAATTTGCTTCTGCTCCTCGCCCAACAGTTACCATGGTAGGACAATCCATTCCAAGGGGTGATAGTTCACTGAAGCCGACCCACAGGCGAATGCCAAGACATAGGAAATTATCAGAAGGTGGAACGGTCACAGAAACTGCCAAGATGGAAGTTGTCGCTAAAGATCATATACCTGTGCAACAGGTTCATGAATTTTCAAGGACATCTGACAGCATGAAGCCTCCAAAGATCGAATCAAAGTGCAACTGTGCAATCATGTAG